The nucleotide sequence AGTAAGCGTTCGGGCGTTCCGCGGTCAATGATTTATGAGGTGTTGGGGAAATTACTTGATAAAGGAGCTGTTCAAACAGTTCCTTCGGATCCCGTTGTCTATCAACCTGTTGATCCGAAACGGTTGCTTTCTCGTCTGAAAGAAGAGATGAATACATCGTTTGAATGGTTAGAGTCTTCTCTTGCAGTGTTAGAGAGTGACCAAAAGATGGATGTGGTCACTAGAATTGTCCAATACGAGCATATCGTTCAAGAAATGCTTTCGATGATTCAATCAGCGAAAAAGAGATCTGGCTGTCCATCTGGGCTCCACTTGTGAAAGAGATTGAAAAGGCTGTTCGGGAGAAAGAAGGAACGATACCGATTTTTACGGTTTTGTTTGGGGCGGAAAATAAGACATTAGGACACACGTATCACCATAACTATATGGCTCCAGGCATTGTCAGTAAACGCATGAATGGCTATTTAACTATTCTCATTCGAGATGAAGAGGAAGCTCTCATTGCTAAGTTTAGCGACAAAGGTTCAGAGTGGGCGGTGAAGTCGACAGATCCTGCTCTTGTTCTTGTAGCTACCGAATATATTCGGCATGACATTATGGTGGAAGAAGTCACAAATGCGTTCGGCCCTGAAAAGCTAGAAGCGCTGTGGAAATCGCGAGAGGATTTGATTCATGTAATGACAGGAAAAAACAGCTTAACATAAAGCTGTTTTTTTATCACAAAAATAATAGTCGTTATGCTTATAACGACTTAAGGGACGGATTAGATGTATGCAAAATTAAAGTTTGCCAGCTCTATGGCTATATTTGGTTCAATTGGTCTATTTTCAGAAAAAACTGGTCTGCACTCGATAGAGTTAGTTTTTGTGCGTTGTCTTTGTGCAAGCATTCTTTTAGGAGCAATATGGGTTTTTAGCAAACGAAAAACAAAACAACAAAAGCAAGAGCCTATCCCTCGTCGAGAGTATCTACTTGCCTTATTATGCGGGCTATTTCTTATCATAAATTGGGTCTTTTTCTTTCGTTCTTTAGAATTGATGCCTATTACTGTAGCAGTGTCCATTTATCATTTAGCACCGGTTATTGTGCTCCTTTTAGGCTCTGTTATTTTTAAAGAAAAAATAACTAAAATAGGATTGCTCTTTTTCTTTGTTTGCTTTTTTGGCACATTATTAGTTGGAGGAATCCATCAACATACTACTCTTGATGGTTTCTTCGCTACCGGTATTTTATGGGCATTTGCAGCGGCTTTTTTCTACGCCCTTACTTCCATTACGGGAAAGGGAATTCAAGTACTTAGTCCAGTGTCAACAACGGTTATTCAAACAAGTTTAGGTGTTTTATTGTTGATGCCGTTAGTAGATTGGACAAGTTTTATACCTCTTACCTTCATAAACTGGTGTTATATCCTTGTGACAGGATTTATTCATACTGGATTTGTGTTTTACTTATTTTTCAGTAGTTTGCGTGAATTAAAGGCTCAAACCATCGCTCTTTTAGTCTTTGTAGATCCGGTTGTTGCCATCTTGCTTGATGTAACCCTTTTACACTATCGTCCGGATGCTTACCAGCTGCTTGGAATCATTCTGGTATTTGTGGGAATCAGTTATTCTCCTAAAAAAGAAGAAGGGTTAGAAAAAGCATAAATGTGTTCGCTCAAACTATTAATCCAGCGCTTGTGGTGGAGTGAGTTGAAGTGATAAAGGCAAGGAAGAGATAGGCAAAATGAAGAGGAACGCGATCATCATAATTCATGCGTTCAGAGCAAAAACTTTGATGAAAGCCTTAAGGGGGACAAACCTTAAGGCTGAATTTGTTGAGAGTGTTATTTTGGGCGACACCTTAAGCGGAGATGCAATCAGCTATTCACTTCATTAATAAGCATGAGTTCTGACAGATATATTTAGCTCATGTATCAGTAAAACTGAAGTCACCATTAAAAATAGTAATTTTACTTAAGGGTAATTCAATTATAAAATTAGTTAAAATTATTAGAATAGTCTAAAAACAACTTTGCGTTTAAAAGAACAAAGAGGTGCTTGTTGATTAAACAAGAAAGGGGAATAAAATGCTTGGAAAATCTTTTGTCAAGGGGATTGTTTCCGTTCCAATTGTTTTGGTTTTATTAGCCGGATCTTCCGTTATAAAGGCTGCATCTGATCAGCCGCTGCCGGCAACTCATTCAACTATTTTAGCAAATAAGGGCGTTTATAAACAGTTGGATTTTGCGGATAAGGAAGATTTTAAGAATGCACATAAAGGATTTATTGCACCTTTAAATAAGAATCCTATTAAAAACTCAAAAGGTAACGTAGTATGGGACAGCAATCAATATTCATTTATTAAAGAGAACCAGCCAGCGAGCTCTACCGTAAATCCGAGCTTGTGGAGACAGGCTCAATTACAAAATATTTCAGGCTTATTTAAAGTAGTGGATGGCGTTTATCAAGTTCGGGGACAGGATTTATCGGTGCTTACCATTGTGGAAGGAAAAACCGGATTAATCGTTTTGGATGCGCTTTCTACAATTGAAACAGCTAAGGCAGCCATGGAACTGTATTTCGAGCATCGCCCCAAGAAAACAGTAAGTGCCATTGTTATCAGTCATAGTCATGCGGATCACTTTGGCGGTATAAAAGGCATTGCCCAATACGCGGAAAATCCAGCAAAAGTGCCTATTATTGTCCCAGCAAAATTTAACGAAGAAGCGCTGAGTGAAAATGTTCTCTTAGGTAATATCATGTCTCGGCGTGCAGGTTATATGTTTGGCAACCTTTTGTCTGCTGGTGAAAAAGGGTTCGTTACTTCCGGTATTGGCCCGGGGCTAAGTAACGGAACTTTTAGTTATTTGCCTCCAACAATGGAAGTAAAGAAAGATATTCAAACGGTAGAGATAGACGGAATAACGTTTGAATTTCTGTTGACTCTGGACTCAGAAGCTCCATCCGAAATGCATTATTATATTCATGACTATAAAACGCTGGTGATAGCCGAAAACACAGGACATACATTACACAATATTTACACATTAAGAGGGGCTAAAACGAGAGATGCCTTAAAATGGGTAGAAGCATTGGACAAAACAGTGGACCTATACGGAAGTAAAGATATAGAGGCTATGGTTACCGCTCACTCTTGGCCTGTATGGAATAAAGAGCGCATTTTAGAACAGTTGAAAAGCCAACGTGATTTATACAAGTATATTCATGACCAAACTATCCGATTGGCTAATTTGGGCTTTACGCCGGATGAAATTGCCGAAAAGCTAAAGCTTCCTGAAAAGTTAGACAAAGCCTGGGCTAATCGAGGTTATTATGGAACGATGAAACATAATGTTAAGGCCGTATATAACTATTATTTAGGATATTTCAACGGTAATCCGTCCGACTTAGACCCCTTATCTCAAGAGGAATCGGGGGAGAAATATGTGCAATATATGGGCGGGGAAAAGAAGGTTCTTAAGCAGGCAAAACTTGACTATAAAAAAGGAGAATACCGCTGGGTAGCTCAAGTCTTAAAGCATGTAGTCATGGCGAATCCCAATAATATAGAGGCAAAAAATTTATTGGCTAAAGCTTATGAGCAGCTAGGATATATGGCTGAATCCTCTGTTTGGCGTAATTTCTATCTTACCGGCGCCGAGGAGTTAAGGAATGGTGTAGCAGACTCGAAGGGAACGGGTGGAATGATGAATCTGGATACACTGCTCAATATGCCAGTGGATGATTTTCTTAAATTTTTGTCTATTAAATTAAATGGAACAAAAGCAGAAAATAAAAATATGACGTTTAACATTACATTTACAGATTCACAAGTTAACTATGTAATGAATCTAGAAAACTCCGTGTTAAATTTCAAAAAGGAGAAAACAGCATCCAAACCTGATACAACATTAGTGTTAGATAGAGTAACCTTCTACATGATTGCTTTAGGGAGAGAGAATTTGTCTGAAATGGAAAAAGCGGAGAAGGTTTCTGTTTCTGGCAGTAAGGAACGCTTCGAAAATTTCTTGTCTTTACTCGATCAATTTCACCCTAAAGTTAATATCGTTACCCCATGATGGCGGCTGCTTTAGATTATTTATAAAAAATAGCTTACATTCGGTAAAAAGGATGGATGACCACTATTGATTCCCGCGAGTTTAATTCTTAACCTCGTGGGCTTGAATTTAATCGTTAATTCTGCAGCCATCCATCCCTGTTTTCATAAATCCACTCACCGTTCTTTAATTAAATCATCCTGCTTGATAACAGAATTGAAAATCAATAAGGTGAAAAAATATTCAACCTTTGACAATTTGAAAGCAATTGTAAGCGCTTCCTGTGAAGGCTTGAAACAGCGCGTTGCCAATATAGATAGAAGTCTTTAAAACTGGAGGGATGAGGAATGCAGTTGTATGTAAGCAAGAAACGAAAATTTATTATCAGTGGTCTCTTATTTATTGGGATGATTTTAAGCTTTTTTGATCGAGTGGCCATAAATGTCGGTATTATTCCTATTACAGATGAGTTCCATCTCAATACGTCTCAAACGGGTTTGCTAATCAGCATATTTTTTGTTAGTTATTCTCTAATGCAGCTGCTTGGTGGGTGGATGACCGATAAATATGGAGCTCGAGTGATGATTACGGTCTCTTTATTTAGCTGGTCTGTATTCACGATGATGACAGGGTTTGCGTGGTCATTTCTATCTTTATTATTCGTTCGTTTTCTGTTCGGATTAGGAGAGGGGCCTTTCTATCCAGCCAGTATGTCCACGATAAGAGAGAACTTTCCAGAAGAAGAACGGGGCCGGGCCAATTCCTTTTTCTTGTCTGCTCAAAATATTGGGGGAATATTAGGTACTGCTCTTGCTGCTTCCATGGTAGCTGCGTTCGGCTGGAGAGGCATGTTTACTATTGCGGGGGTTTTAGGGATTTTAATTTCTTTTGGTATTTGGTTTGTTCTCAAGCCTCAAAGCACAAAAGAGGTTAAGCAATTCAATAAAATACAAAATAAAGTTTCTATTAAGTTATTGTTTAAAACCGAAAATATTTGGAAACTCATTACGTTCAAATTTCTATGTAATATTATTAACTATGGTCTAATATCATGGATGCCTATCTATTTAGTTAAGGAAAAAGGGGTCGAGTTGGTAGCCGCCGGGGGATTGTTGGCGATTCCTTATATTTTTGGGTTTTTAATGTTTAATGTCAGCGGGTGGCTGCTGGATAAATATATGGCTAATCGTGAAAAATATCTTGCTGCTGCAGGCGCCTTATTATCGGCAATTTTTCTCTATTTAATGTCTAACGCCACATCTATAGCACTTATCATCACCTATCTTACTCTTAACTCCATAGCGCTCTCTTTCTTTGGAACCGTTCTTTATACAATTATTATAAAATATGCTCCGAAAGAAGTTACCGGTTCTGCCTCTGGACTTGTAACTTTTGCCGGGCAAATTGCCGGTGGTGTTTCGCCTTTGGCTATTGGCCTAATTATTCATCTATTTAATAACTCCTACAATGCAGCTTTTTGGTTTTTAATGATCGTAGCGTTACTCGGAACAGCAGTGGCCATATCTATCAAAAACAATCCAACTCAACCGGCAAAACCATACGAAAAAACAACTACCATAGTATAAAACTAGAAAGAGTATCCTATTTAGCGTAGATGGTTTAAACTGTTCTAATCTTCTTCTCTAAAATTGAAAGGGTTTTCCGTTAGAGATATGATATTGGTAGCAGGATAGAAGGAGAATGAGCCATGAATATTGAACAATTAGAATACATTATAAAGGTAGCCGAGGTAAATTCAATTTCCACAGCTTCAGAAAAACTCCACATTTCTCAGTCTGGAATCAGCATGGCTATTACAAGTCTCGAAAATGAATTAGGTATCAAAATCTTCAAGCGATCACGATTAGGAACCATACCTACAGAAGACGGAAAAGAAATTATCCAAAAAGCTCATGAGGTATTGAGCAAGCTGGAGGAAATTAGAGACAGTGCGCAAATGCACTCGGATACAATGGAAAAAGAGCTGCGTCTATCATCCACACAAGGTTTATTTCTTACGATTTTGCCCAAATCCTTAGCCTTATTTAAAAAAAAGTACCCTGAAGTAAAAATTATGATTGAAGAAAAAGGGGGACAAGAAATCATCGAAGATGTATTAAATGATAAAATTGACATCGGCCTATTAAATATTCCACCGCTTAAACCAAAGGAAAGTGAGTTGGAATTTCAACCTTTAATGGAAGCGAAAGTAATTGTGTCAGTCAGCAGGAACTCTTCTTTAGCAGGCCGAAAAAGTATAAGCCCCGAAGAACTGCTGAACGAAGACTTAGTCGTCTACAATGGACCAAAAATGAAAAGGTTTATTAAAGAATTTTTTGCTCGTTACGGCGAAATGAATGTTTTGTTTTTCACAAATAATACAGAGATTATCAAAAAAACAGTCGCTGAGGGATTAGCCATTTCCTTTTCTTATGATATTGGAATGAATAGTGATCCCTATTTTCTAGGCGGAGAACTGGTAGCTATTCCTTTAATAAATCTAGAAAACAATTCAATGGAACTGGGCTACGTTCGCTCGAAGAAGCAATATTTTTCAAAGGCTGCTAAGGAATTTATCAAATGTCTCGAATTTTATACTACTCTTAAATATTAGTTTCCTATGTTGAAGGGAAACTAATATTTTTTTATCTTTCATCAATATTTTTTATGTACTTATCATATTTTGTTATTTTACTTAAATGAAATTTATATTTAAAATTAATTATTATAATATTTAAAACTTTTAAATAGTTGGTAGATTCTACAAAATAAAAATCGAAAGGGGAAGCCTATGTTAACGACGCGGGAAGAAGAATTAGAGATACTTCAAACAAAGTTGCAGCATTTTATTCAAAATGAATTGCTTCCATATGAAAAGAAGCAAGGGTTAAATGCTGAAGAGGATATTCCGATGGAGGCTATTCAGTGGGTAAGAAAGCGATCAAGGGAATTGGGCTTTTACGGCATTAATCTTCCTGAAAAGTATGGAGGGCAGAATGTTAGTTTAAGAGGGTTATGTATGCTTAAGGAAGAATTGGCGCGTTCTGGAGCTGTTTTATGGGGGCAAGTGATTGGCGAGATTGGTGGACCACTAAGAATCGGCCAGATGTTGGAAAGCTTTACAAAAGAGCAGATCGAAAAATATGTGTTGCCCGTCGTATCTGGAGAAGCTAGCTGCTGTTTTGCACTGACAGAACCAAATGCTGGATCGGATGCTTTTGCTATTGAAACAACAGCTGTCAGGGACGGTGGCGATTATATAGTAAATGGGAAGAAGCACTTTATTAGTGCAGCTCCTTATGCTGACTTTGCTATTGTCATAGCCAAAGAATTGCAGGAAGGAGAAAAAGCAAGGATTACCGCTTTCTTGATAGATAAAAAAACATCCCAGCATTCAGGGTTTGAACTGGGAGATATTCAAGTTCCCCTATCAGGAGAACGAATACATGCTGAATTGATTTTCAAGCAATGTCGAGTACCTGCCGCTAATATCATCGGAGAACCAGGAAAAGGGCTGCAGCTCGGATTGAAAAGAATAAACACCAATCGCGTTTCACATGCAGCGGGTTTTGTCGGAATGGCTCAACGTCTTCTCGATTTATCTATTGATCATGCTAAAACGAGAGTGCAACACGGACGGCCTATCAGTGATTTTCAAGCAATTCAGCACATGCTCGCGGAAATGGCAACGGAGATCTACGCAGCGAGGTGTATGGTCTATGATGTGGTTGAAAAAATTGACAGAGGAGAGGAGGAGAGAGCCGGTGCATCTATGGCTAAGTTGTTTGCTTCAGAGGTGAATAGTCGTGTGGCTGATAAAGCTATCCAAATTCTTGGCTCTAAAGGATTAGTGAAAGGGCATCCGGTAGAAAAAATGTATAGAAGTGCGCGGATGTATCGAATTTTAAGTGGAACCTCAGAAATCCAAAAAAATACGATTGCTAAGGCACTATTGAAAAATTAAGAGCTCTTTTATGGAGGGGATAATGAATGTGGGATAAGATAACATTTCAATCACTGGTGTATAAAGGAATAAAGCGATTTGGCGAACTGCCAGCCATTACTTTGCTACCGAGTGGAGAAACGATAACTTATAAAGAGCTATGGAACAAGATAGAACGGATTTCTTCTTACTTACTTCGCTTAGGTGCCGGAAGAGGTATTCACATAGCGACTATTATTCCAAATAGCTTGGAAAGTGTGATGTTTGGTTTGGCTGTTCAGCAATGTGGTGCTACTTTGATACCAATAGGTGAAAAGCTAGGAAAACGAGAAATAAATTTTATTTTAAAAGAAACAAAACCCAAACTGGTGATAATAGCTGCACAGACACACTTTGATACCTTCCTCGAATATTTAGGAGAAGCAAAAGAAGAAGGTGTTCATATCATTGGCCTTCCTGAATTTGGTCATCATTATCCGGAAGGGTTTGAACAGTTCCAATGGCCCGAAGAAATCGAAGATGTAGACTTGCCAATTGCTAAGAAAGAAGATATCGCTCTTCTATCCTATACAGGCGGGACAACCGGTACGCCTAAAGGAGTAATGCATTCTCAGCAAGGATTGGGTGCTGCCATCATTTCCGCTGCTATCGAGGATCCGCTTGATGACCGGGACCGATTATTGCTGAGCACGCCAATTGTTCATTCGGCCGGTTCGTTGCTTTGGAGATCTCTTGTGTCAGGAGTGCATATTTATGTGATGCGATCATTTAATGCGGAAACGTTCATACAAGCCATAAAAGACCATGAGATTACGACCACCTTTATGGTGCCGACTATGTTATATAGGCTTCTCGATCAGGCAAGGAAGATTGACTATGATATGAGCTCGATGCGCAGCATCTTCTATGGAGCGTCACCAATTTCGCAAAAGCGTTTAAAAGAAGCTTTCGAGGTATTTGGACCAATTATGCGTCAGCAATACGGAATGACAGAATGTAATATTGTCATTACAAGA is from Bacillus sp. PK3_68 and encodes:
- a CDS encoding DMT family transporter: MYAKLKFASSMAIFGSIGLFSEKTGLHSIELVFVRCLCASILLGAIWVFSKRKTKQQKQEPIPRREYLLALLCGLFLIINWVFFFRSLELMPITVAVSIYHLAPVIVLLLGSVIFKEKITKIGLLFFFVCFFGTLLVGGIHQHTTLDGFFATGILWAFAAAFFYALTSITGKGIQVLSPVSTTVIQTSLGVLLLMPLVDWTSFIPLTFINWCYILVTGFIHTGFVFYLFFSSLRELKAQTIALLVFVDPVVAILLDVTLLHYRPDAYQLLGIILVFVGISYSPKKEEGLEKA
- a CDS encoding alkyl sulfatase dimerization domain-containing protein; this translates as MLGKSFVKGIVSVPIVLVLLAGSSVIKAASDQPLPATHSTILANKGVYKQLDFADKEDFKNAHKGFIAPLNKNPIKNSKGNVVWDSNQYSFIKENQPASSTVNPSLWRQAQLQNISGLFKVVDGVYQVRGQDLSVLTIVEGKTGLIVLDALSTIETAKAAMELYFEHRPKKTVSAIVISHSHADHFGGIKGIAQYAENPAKVPIIVPAKFNEEALSENVLLGNIMSRRAGYMFGNLLSAGEKGFVTSGIGPGLSNGTFSYLPPTMEVKKDIQTVEIDGITFEFLLTLDSEAPSEMHYYIHDYKTLVIAENTGHTLHNIYTLRGAKTRDALKWVEALDKTVDLYGSKDIEAMVTAHSWPVWNKERILEQLKSQRDLYKYIHDQTIRLANLGFTPDEIAEKLKLPEKLDKAWANRGYYGTMKHNVKAVYNYYLGYFNGNPSDLDPLSQEESGEKYVQYMGGEKKVLKQAKLDYKKGEYRWVAQVLKHVVMANPNNIEAKNLLAKAYEQLGYMAESSVWRNFYLTGAEELRNGVADSKGTGGMMNLDTLLNMPVDDFLKFLSIKLNGTKAENKNMTFNITFTDSQVNYVMNLENSVLNFKKEKTASKPDTTLVLDRVTFYMIALGRENLSEMEKAEKVSVSGSKERFENFLSLLDQFHPKVNIVTP
- a CDS encoding MFS transporter: MQLYVSKKRKFIISGLLFIGMILSFFDRVAINVGIIPITDEFHLNTSQTGLLISIFFVSYSLMQLLGGWMTDKYGARVMITVSLFSWSVFTMMTGFAWSFLSLLFVRFLFGLGEGPFYPASMSTIRENFPEEERGRANSFFLSAQNIGGILGTALAASMVAAFGWRGMFTIAGVLGILISFGIWFVLKPQSTKEVKQFNKIQNKVSIKLLFKTENIWKLITFKFLCNIINYGLISWMPIYLVKEKGVELVAAGGLLAIPYIFGFLMFNVSGWLLDKYMANREKYLAAAGALLSAIFLYLMSNATSIALIITYLTLNSIALSFFGTVLYTIIIKYAPKEVTGSASGLVTFAGQIAGGVSPLAIGLIIHLFNNSYNAAFWFLMIVALLGTAVAISIKNNPTQPAKPYEKTTTIV
- a CDS encoding LysR family transcriptional regulator translates to MNIEQLEYIIKVAEVNSISTASEKLHISQSGISMAITSLENELGIKIFKRSRLGTIPTEDGKEIIQKAHEVLSKLEEIRDSAQMHSDTMEKELRLSSTQGLFLTILPKSLALFKKKYPEVKIMIEEKGGQEIIEDVLNDKIDIGLLNIPPLKPKESELEFQPLMEAKVIVSVSRNSSLAGRKSISPEELLNEDLVVYNGPKMKRFIKEFFARYGEMNVLFFTNNTEIIKKTVAEGLAISFSYDIGMNSDPYFLGGELVAIPLINLENNSMELGYVRSKKQYFSKAAKEFIKCLEFYTTLKY
- a CDS encoding acyl-CoA dehydrogenase family protein; amino-acid sequence: MLTTREEELEILQTKLQHFIQNELLPYEKKQGLNAEEDIPMEAIQWVRKRSRELGFYGINLPEKYGGQNVSLRGLCMLKEELARSGAVLWGQVIGEIGGPLRIGQMLESFTKEQIEKYVLPVVSGEASCCFALTEPNAGSDAFAIETTAVRDGGDYIVNGKKHFISAAPYADFAIVIAKELQEGEKARITAFLIDKKTSQHSGFELGDIQVPLSGERIHAELIFKQCRVPAANIIGEPGKGLQLGLKRINTNRVSHAAGFVGMAQRLLDLSIDHAKTRVQHGRPISDFQAIQHMLAEMATEIYAARCMVYDVVEKIDRGEEERAGASMAKLFASEVNSRVADKAIQILGSKGLVKGHPVEKMYRSARMYRILSGTSEIQKNTIAKALLKN
- a CDS encoding AMP-binding protein, encoding MWDKITFQSLVYKGIKRFGELPAITLLPSGETITYKELWNKIERISSYLLRLGAGRGIHIATIIPNSLESVMFGLAVQQCGATLIPIGEKLGKREINFILKETKPKLVIIAAQTHFDTFLEYLGEAKEEGVHIIGLPEFGHHYPEGFEQFQWPEEIEDVDLPIAKKEDIALLSYTGGTTGTPKGVMHSQQGLGAAIISAAIEDPLDDRDRLLLSTPIVHSAGSLLWRSLVSGVHIYVMRSFNAETFIQAIKDHEITTTFMVPTMLYRLLDQARKIDYDMSSMRSIFYGASPISQKRLKEAFEVFGPIMRQQYGMTECNIVITRLSKSAHIWAYHNNAEVLKSCGKPCLFTEVRLIDDKGNDVKPFELGEIIVKSPAMMVGYYQRPDLTQESIRDGWFYTGDIGRWDENGYLYIVDRKKDMIITGGMNVYSSEVERVVNQHPSIALSACIGVPHPDWGRRYV